ACCTCCCTTCGCACCGCTCGCCGTCGGGTTGTCCGGCCCGTCCGCCTCTCCTACGACGCCAGCCTCCAGCCCCGCCATCTCCTGTGGTGCACGACGCCCGCCGCTGGCCCCGCCCTTCCGCATCTCCTATGGCTCGCGCGCCTGTCCGTCGGCCACGCCCGTCCGCCTCTCCTGTGGCACACGACTGTTGCTGTGTACGTCTGGAACAACGCCACAGGGTGGCCCTCCCTCATCGGTAAATTTTGCGTCGAGCTTATTTTGT
This is a stretch of genomic DNA from Triticum aestivum cultivar Chinese Spring unplaced genomic scaffold, IWGSC CS RefSeq v2.1 scaffold151546, whole genome shotgun sequence. It encodes these proteins:
- the LOC123178512 gene encoding uncharacterized protein isoform X2, whose amino-acid sequence is MAHGTCRRTRPSAISCIVGATSLRTARRRVVRPVRLSYDASLQPRHLLWCTTPAAGPALPHLLWLARLSVGHARPPLLWHTTVAVYVWNNATGWPSLIGLCIFNDSSREPYDLSDDDTNLQKKFTRLRDHAAALRNYW